CTGGTGAGCCTGCAGCACGGCAACAGCTTCATCCACCTTGGAGCGGAGAGACTCGGGAGACTCCAGCATGTGGAGCAACTCAGAGTTATCTATCTCCAACAGCATGCCGGTGATCTTTCCAGCCAGGCTGGGGTGCATGTTCTGGATGAGAGGGAACAGACGCTCACCTGgagaatgaggagaggaggagagagaattcAGCATCAGTAAAGGACCCAGAAAAAAGAGGGGTCACCAGACCATTCAGGACCACCAGTTTGGCCAATAAATGCTTCTTCTTCAGTTGTTCATGATGGAAAGGTTGGGCTCTTGTCTCAGTTTTAAAATATATAAGAAAATCACTGAAATTCATATGTTCAGACATTTGTACAGAAAACATCATTGACAAAGAGCACATAAAAATATGTTTGATCGTCTTTTAAAAAAACTGCAAACGATAACTTTTTTGGGGGCGaccagaccaaattcacatagaaatgggtgttatagatctgtcattctcatcgGAAGCCAGTCTAAGAAgaggtagatatgttctatgtcgCTATTTCTAtacttcctgttcttaagtttttTATTGTTGCttattttactttcggttttgtgcACAAGCTTCAAAtaactgaaaatacaatattttgggttattgagaatatatttcacagcggtttagacgatacaatgattctctacacgaTGACTGTTTGTTTTATCACATAAATCGAAGTTTGCCAAACTATTTGAAttttaacaaccaggaaatggcgggaGAAATCAATAGACGAATATCAGCAAATCCACAACACTGCCCGGGTAAGGAACATTGTAAAACACTATCATTCCACGATTACTACAGATATATTAGGGACATTTTCCTGACATTACAATACAGAAAAAAGCAACCTTTAACTGAAGGAGAAGGAGAACGGAAGGCCGGTAAAGAGAGACGTGACCAGGAGACGGAGAACGGAAGGCCGGTAAAAAGAGAGACGCGACCAGGAGACTCACCCAACATTTGCTTCTGTTCCTGAGGAGGAGCAGCCGCCAGCATGGAGGCCGTCAGAGGCTCCTGTCCCTGGACATGGACAGCAGGCTGCTGCATGGGCACCTGGGGCTGGCTAGCCATGTGCTGCTGGGGGTTCCTCACACCTGCTGCGTACTTGTACTGGGGCATCCTCACTGGGGCTGCAGCAGCCGCCGCACCGGCAGGACGCTGGCCCAGGGCCTGggtggctagagagagagagacagacacacagagagagagagagagagagagagagacacacacagagagacagagagagagacaggaggaagtcAGTCAACATCCAAGAGACAGATTCATTTATTTCGAGACATAgtgagcgtacaaaacattaagaacaccttcctaatattgagttgtaccccccccccctttccctcagaacagcctcaattcatcaggacgtggactttacaaggtgtagaaagcgttccacagggatgctggtccatgttgtctccaatgcttccccacagttgtgtccagttggctggatgtcctttgggtggtggaccagtcttaacacacacgggaaactgttgagtgtggaaaaacccagcagcgttgcagttcttgacacaaaccagtgccacctggcacctacaaccatacccctgttcaaaggctcttaaatattttgtcttgcccgttcaccctctgaatggcacccatacacaatccacgtctcaaggcttaaatccTTAACAGACCAGTATAACAATCGGGTTAACTGGTAGCAAGATGAAAGGTGGTTGTGAAAATCAAGAAGAAAGAAAAAGGGACACGCAGAGCAACCAGTTAAACTCACCCATTCTCTGGCCGGCCATCATCCGGGGCACCTGGGAGGACGAGGGCCTCATGGCACCAAAGGTCTGCGGCCTGGGGGCGGACGGACGCATGGCATTGGGCATGTTCTGGAAGTCTGAAAACAGAAGGGAACAATTAAAAACGTCAAACAACTTCCTGGATGGAGAATCGAGTGTTCTCTAATCCGGAGTGAAACTTGTTGACTAAATAAAAATAATGGTAGTTATGTTATTATTTACGTTGTGGTCGGACACCCTGGGTGGCCCAGCGTGGGCCTGGTCTCAGCTGAGCCAGCTGATTGGTGGAGTAGTAGGCAGCGCGGTTCTGTGTCTGTGGGATGGCGGCCATGAAGTAACCAGAGGGAGGTGCAGGCTGGTAGGGGTTGAGGACTGGGTTGGGTACGGGCCGGACGGTGGCCATCCTCTGCATGTACTGGTTGGTGAGGTGAGCCTGGCGCTCCTCTTTCCTCTGAGCCAACGCCACGTACAGCGGCTTGGTGGCCACGATGCGGCCGTTCATCTCCGTCACGGCCTTGGTGGCCTCCTCTGGCGAGGAGAAACACACGAAGCCGAAGCCCTTGCTTCGACCACCCTCCATCATCAcctagagagagaagaagaggtacATTAGATAAAAAAAGGACCCAAAAAATGACAGGGGCTGTAGACACACAAGACGGGGGCAACAAgcgtaccaccaccaccacgactGTAATGGTTTCAATCAGAGGGTGGATGTCGACTTAGGAAGGttctagaagaaaaagaaaacgcacacctataaaagGCGAGGTGCCGGCGGAGCAGAAAACATGAAAATAAGGAAGAACCGCACaatctaggagctcagatgcaaaaatgttaaTATCCAATGTTTcaacagccaagctgtcttcatcaggataCCCTGATGAAACGTTTGATATTACATGTTTGCacctgagctcctagagtgtgtgcCGTTCTCCCTTATTTTCGACTTCGGAAAGGTTACCTTGGCGCTGGTGATGGTACCGAAGGGAGAGAACTCTTTCCTCAGACGCTCGTCGTCGAGGCCATCGTCCAGATTCTTGACGTACAGGTTGACCCCTTGGTACCGGGTCATACGATCCTGTTTCATCTGTTCGAATTTACGTTTTAACTCCGTCTGGCGTTCTCCTTTCTTCTGGGCGCGGCCGACGTAGACCTGGCGGCCGTTAAAATCCTTCCCGTTCATCTCATCTACAGCCTGGTGAAGATACGGATACAGGTGGTCCCGTTGAGGTCATAATAAAATCGCTGTCTTCCATGACACTTAACTCTCATTCAACATCCAGATAGTGATAATAAGGAAATGTACAGCCCAAACTCACCCTCTGAGCATCCTCGTGCCTCTCAAAGCTGACGAAGCCGAACCCTCTGGACTTCCCGCTGTCGTCCGTCATCACCCTGATGCTCAGGGCCGGTCCTGGAACAATAGGGTCCAACACAAAAACGGCATCAAATTCTAATTCAACGGAAACCGACGTTTTACTACAAGAGTTAAAACAAAATCGACAATCTGGGCTAGATTCATTATAGTACAGTGACAGAACATTTGTTATCAGGACATAAaatcaggtaggtccctccctgcTTGGTACTGTTTGCTTCCTAATGAACACATccctggagggggggggtgtaacaCACAACAATGCGTGGTCGACACTTACCATATTTCCCAAACAGCTCCCTCAGCTTCTCATCATCCATATCTTCGCCAAAGTTCTTGATGTACACATTGGTGaactctctggctctggctccaAGCTCGGCCTCACGCTCTTT
The sequence above is a segment of the Salmo trutta unplaced genomic scaffold, fSalTru1.1, whole genome shotgun sequence genome. Coding sequences within it:
- the LOC115187898 gene encoding polyadenylate-binding protein 1 gives rise to the protein MNPSAPSYPMASLYVGDLHQDITEAMLYEKFSPAGPILSIRVCRDMITRRSLGYAYVNFQQPADAERALDTMNFDVIKGRPLRIMWSQRDPSLRKSGVGNIFIKNLDKSIDNKALYDTFSAFGNILSCKVVCDENGSKGYGFVHFETQEAAERAIEKMNGMLLNDRKVFVGRFKSRKEREAELGARAREFTNVYIKNFGEDMDDEKLRELFGKYVPGPALSIRVMTDDSGKSRGFGFVSFERHEDAQRAVDEMNGKDFNGRQVYVGRAQKKGERQTELKRKFEQMKQDRMTRYQGVNLYVKNLDDGLDDERLRKEFSPFGTITSAKVMMEGGRSKGFGFVCFSSPEEATKAVTEMNGRIVATKPLYVALAQRKEERQAHLTNQYMQRMATVRPVPNPVLNPYQPAPPSGYFMAAIPQTQNRAAYYSTNQLAQLRPGPRWATQGVRPQHFQNMPNAMRPSAPRPQTFGAMRPSSSQVPRMMAGQRMATQALGQRPAGAAAAAAPVRMPQYKYAAGVRNPQQHMASQPQVPMQQPAVHVQGQEPLTASMLAAAPPQEQKQMLGERLFPLIQNMHPSLAGKITGMLLEIDNSELLHMLESPESLRSKVDEAVAVLQAHQAKESAQKPTNPAGVPS